The Scleropages formosus chromosome 15, fSclFor1.1, whole genome shotgun sequence genomic sequence caagaaaaaaatgaaaaattcaaattaaaaaatcgAAATAAAGCTGAAAGGAAAGAATGGAAACATCATTCCAAGAACCCATAATAACGCAGAAGCAGAATTTAGCCCAGAAGAGCTCCAGAATTCCAGAATTGCTTCTGGAAGTGGCAGGATCACTGGGACAAACGGACAGCATTTGAGGGGGTTGCTTAGGAGGTGACAACATGTAAAAACGATGTACGTGCACGTTTTCGAAATAAATCATAAGTCTTGGAACTTTTTGAGCAAACCTTATAATAACCAAACCCCTACTTCTCTCCACAACTTAGAAAGTTAAAAGATCAATATTTACGTATCCAAGCCCTCTGTTGTgcgatgcacttttgtttactctgagctccaaattgctttggactaaagcttctgccaaatgcataaatgcaacAGTAAATGTATGAAGGTGCTGCATTCTGCCACTATGAGCTAACGGGGCTAATAAAAGTCAGTTTAACTGACACCAACAAATGTTCCCTCATAGCTGTGCGCCGAAATAAGACCAGATTAAGCCCCTCTTACCCCGGCTGTCCGTGCCAGCGGTTGTGTAATAAGTTCGCGTTGCAGAACCCATCAAATTACCAGCCCTCCCCGAGGCCTTTAATTAGCTTTCCACTGGACGATGTTTCAGTCGATGGCAGATTGCATTGATTTTCCTGCGGAGGAGACCAGAGCTGTGTACACCAGATGTCACACAGGGTAGCTGTGTTTGGACACGAGACCATTTCTCCTACCTGCAGATCGCTCGGCTTGTCTGTGTGCCGTTACCATTATTCCTTCTCTTATTGTTCCACTATTCCCTCTGGTATAGCTTTTTTGCTGGGGTGTACTGGGGCCATATGAAATTCCAGCAACTGCAAAATGATCTTTGGACATAATAGATATTGTCATCAcgtaaatataatttaacaaataatggtgtttcaggtgaattggtgattctaaacACTTACTTACTTACACCTTCTACCCGTTGGGGCAAAGGCtaccaacaagggctctccagccTGAAGTTTCCTTGtcggcgtttctgtagctggcaaggtttttacggtgtggggtagGTAGCCCCACCTCAAACCCTCCTCTATTCTCAGCCAGACTTGGGACTGTCCGTGGCGGAGTTCATTCTAAACAGCCCTTTATGTATTAGTGAGTGTTACATTGCACTACTCTATAAATGGATGAGTCACCTTGGACcttcagctaaatactagtagtaataataataataataataataataataataatatactaaaACAGCTGTGAATGAGTGCCGTTCTGCGCTGCACAAGCAAGTTGTTGTGGAGTAATGGGCTCCCTGCAGGTGAACAGAATAAACAGGAAACTGATTGTTTAACAGAAGTGATTTTTCTCAGCCTGGAATGAGGCACCATTtgagtgaaaatgaaagtagCTGACactgttttaatatattatttccATTGCAGTCAGTCTTCTTACAGTTTTTCAACTTTTTACACGTGTTTTGCATTAGAGAACTTTACAACAGCTGACTTATATGTGGGTTGTGACTGTCCAGTATTTTGCTCGCCACTCATCATGTCCTGTTGCATCACTGCTCCACTGACCGTGGTCGTCTTTCGCAGCTGTCGGAGCTCCTCCTCCAGACAGTCAATGCGCTCCAGAAGGGCAGCCCGTTCCCGCAGAGCCTCCTTCTTCGCCTGCCTGCGGGCCTCCTCCACTTTCCTCTCGCACCAGTGCTCCATCTGCGTCGAGACGACCTGGAAAAAGTGACGGGTGACCTCCTCTGCACGAGCACAGTTCCTTTGTCGACCAGGTGGGGTGGATGGCGGCCACTCGCCGGGAGCACCTGGGATGCCCCCTGTCTGCTGCCCAGTGTCCCATCTTCGGCCGTCATGCAGGGGGTGCTCTCTGGAATACCGGCCTGTGACTGAAGATGGGTATTCAGCCTGATCAAAGCAGCCTTTGCTGTACCGCCCATATGTGACACCCACGTTCTCCTGGTCCTGATGCAGTCTGATGGGCTGGATGGAGGGGTGCAGCCGTTCTTTTGGCCGGACAACCTGAGGAGACACtggctggggcctgctttcCACCAGCGGGATGCTTCCATTACctgaaaagagcaaaagaaagctaaatgaatgtcCAAAGAAGCAAAATGGTTTCAAAAATGAAGTTATGAAATCAGCACCATTTGTGGTAACAGCAGGTAGTGGAGTGGTTTGACCTGTTGCCTGTGAACTCAAAGGATCCAGCAGgaagtaaatgtgaataaattttaaaaaatttccattAAGTGTTCAGGTGTACTTGTGACAGGTGCTATATCTTTTAGAGCTCTCAATGCACACTATGCTGTGCTGTGTTCAAAGCTGTGCCCACCCCCTACTGcagtacgcttgagcaaggtatctactctaaatttctccagtggtataaatggatGATCACTTTGAGCTGCTgaggagaaatgcatcagttaaataaataaagttattttaaaacaaataataaacaatacaaataataagaaattattattataggatAATGCATGAAAAGCTTGTATTATCCTGCCAGATAATGccttgtgttccaactacagggggatcacactccttagcctccctgggaaagtctatgccagggtactggaaaggagaatccgaccgatagtcgaacctcggattcaggaggagcaatgcggttttcgccctggccgtggaacactggaccagctctataccctcactagggtgttggagggttcgtgggagtttgcccaaccagtccatatgtgttttgtggacctggagaaggcattcgaccgtgtccctcgtggcatcctgcggggggtgcttcgggattatggggttcggggctcgttgctacgggctgttcgttccctgtatgaccgaagcaggagcttggttcgcattgccggcagtaagtcagacctgttcccggtgcatgttggactccgccagggctgccctttgtcaccgattctgttcattatttttatggacagaatttctaggcgcagtcagggaacggagggtgtctgttttggtggccgcgagatctcgtctctgctttttgcggacgatgtgttcctgttggcttcatcaagtcaagacttgcagcgtgcactggggaggtttgcagccgagtgcgaagcggcggggatgagaatcagcacctccaaatccgaggccatggttctcagtcggaaaaaggtggattgctccctccgggttaggggggagttgctccctcaagtggaggagtttaagtatcttggggtcttgttcacgagtgagggaaaaatggagcggcaggtcgacagacggatcggtgcggcgtctgcagtaatgcggtcattgtaccggtctgttgtggtgaagagggagctgagtcgtaaggcgaagctctcaatttaccggtcgatctacgttcctaccctcacctatggtcatgaactctggatcatgaccgaaagaatgagatcgcggatacaagcggcagaaatgagtttcctccgcagagtggctgggcgcacccttagggatagggtgaggagctcagtcacccgggaggagctcggagtagagccgctgctcctccgcatcgagaggagccagttgaggtggctcgggcatctgttccggatgcctcctggacgcctccctggggaggtgctccgggcttgtcccactgggaggaggcctcggggcagacccaggacacgttggagagactatgtctcccggctggcctgggaacgccttggggttcccccagaggaactggaggaggtgtgcggggagagggaggtctggagtactctgctcggactgctgcccccgcgacccggccccggataaaagcggaggaagatggatggatggatggatatcctGCCAGAGATAATGTCTATCAAGATCCAAAAAAAGTTGATGTACCTGGGGAGTTGCCTGCAATGTTTCTGGAGGATCCTTCATCAACCCCTCTCCTGGCATGGCCTATTGTGCCTGGCCTTGGAAGAACCCCCAAATCAGCAAGATACAGTTCAGTTTTTGGGGGGTCTTTGGACAAGCGCTCTTCTGTCTCTTCAATCCTGGTCAGGCACCAGTTCTTCAGCTCATGGATGACAGAAGCCTGTTTGAGGGACAAAAAGTACATGAGGTCTTAAAGTGAGAAGTATTGGTCTTAGGTGTGGGTAACTAACAAAAAATCATTGTCAAAATAATACCTTTGCAAAGTGAATATCCCTCAGCAATATTTTCATGAAGACCAGGTGAGTAAATTAATTAGTTTTCTACTGTAACTCCTACTAaacacctctctctctccctgctacaataaataaaatccttttttgtAACTCTGACTTTTTTGAAAGTAGCTGCACTTCTATTATGTGGTTACCTGTCTCTTCTCCTGCTCTATACACAGCAGGGTGGCTCTCTCATCAATTCGACGATGACACTCTGCTCTCTCCAGTGCCACTCTCTCTTGGGCCATCTTCTCCAAAAGCTTGCTCTGACCACATTGAGATGAATTGACCAGAACAAGAAATTTATTTGCTAGCTGTGGTCTTTATCTTGAGCTTTCAAAGGCATGCGGTTTGAACTCAACAGACAATTAATACTAAAAGACATAACCACTGTACACTGTAACATCATTGAAGACTTGCtggaaatttttctttataattGACATTTTATCTCCAGATCACTTGTCTATGTTCTTCACTTTCCTTTTGTGTCACATTGCCTTTGCACAAGTCTGAGGTATGTTTCTAGTTGTCATTATGCTGAAAAATGAAGGTCTGCATAACTTGCTGGAACCCTGATGAAATGGCATGCCTCTGAAGTAAGCTGGTTGAAATCACCATAAATTTGGTAAAAATCACCAACTGTATGACTATCAAAGTATCCCCGCAACATGATGCTGCCGCCACCGTGCTGAATCGTAAGAATCCCACAAACATGACTCAAGCACTCACCCTCTCTCCATTTTGCAAATATTCAGTGGTTGGACAcaagtatttcatttttttcactcacTAGACTATAAAACTGACTTCTACTACTCAGGtgtatattttctgtgttttttggcaAAGGCAAGTCTGACCTCAAGCAGAAGCATCCAAAGGTTTGACTGGTATGGTACCTGGAGCTTGTTCTGGCGGTCAGTCTCCTGTAGTCTGGAGTTCATCTGCTCCTGCATACTGTGAATCTCCAACTTCATCTTCTCCTTGGTGGCTTCCAGctggttttccagttttttgaTGAGGGGCTCACAGCGACAGCCTTTTACTGGAACCTTTAAAACAGATGGCTTTGAAGTTCCGATCTTTGTTTGCTGATGGTATCTGAGTTGGGGCATTACCTGTGTGCTCACCTGCATGATCCTCCCATCCTTACCACGATAAAGAGTGTACAGATGATAGCTGGTGAATCTGTGAGGAGGCTGTGTGGCCAGTGGAGAGGACACACGCAGTTTGATCCTCCTATGGACTGTTTCTGGTGGCCTGTTCTCCCTTCTGCAGATGGAACCCTACAAGAAGGAAAGCAAGCAGAAACCAAAAACATCTATTAAAGCTTCTCTGTTCCAATTGAAATAGGAGTGAGCTGTGCCTAAAACCTGTTCAAACAGGAAAATGTCCTGCCTGGAGTTTgttcactattattatttatgcacTAGCTTATTCTTTGTTTAAGGGAACCTACAATATGATGGCACtaaacagtgatttacccatttatacagcttggtaatgtTTCCTGTATCAATTCACAATAAGCAGTTTGATCAAATGTATTGCAGGTGAAGCAGGCATTCAATCCCGAGACCTTTCACTGCAAGGTGAGGGGTATAACAACAAAACTCCCTGCCGCTCCTGTCAAGGATGCAGGTACACTCAAATATAATAAGTGACAAAATGTGGACCTTCAGCTCACAAGGCTTAGCaacagctgaaataaattttaaaaagttttctaAATGTCTGTTAGAGCTATTAGATGAGAGTTTTTCAGCCTTCTCTAGGCCACAGAGCCCTTTCAGATTTCATGAAAACTAAGGGCCCTTTGtagaaaaatgtgcataaatatactgtatttgaaaCTAGAATTACAGTTAGAAACTACTCCATGAAGGGCTGGATTCCAGGGTGAAATACCCCCTCTGCGTTGGGCCAGGTGATTCGGGGATCAGATCTGGACCCCATGGGATACCAGGACAaaaaaatggatagatggatattGCATTCAATTCATTGCTCTCAAAATTGATTACCTTTGCTAAGAGTGATGTCACAGATAGGTAATAAACGTTGCaatattttggttttatttgtattttttattttgtgagtTATTTTCAAAGGTAGCCTGAGCCTCATGGGTCCCCCGGAGCCCATATAGAGACCTCAACATGGTCTGTAGACCCCAGGTCAAGAACCCTTGATGTAGAATGTCAAAGTTAGTCTTAAATTGCACAGCGGAGATATTCAGTTTCACAGCCATCACAAACCTTTTCTTTTGACGATTTCTTCCTGTTTGTCGTTCCGGATTTGGCTGTGTTCTTCGCAGGCTCGCTTTTGCACCCGCCACCTTTGCAAAGCACTTGTCCACAGCAGCAGATGCTGTGTTCTCCAGACCTACTCTCCTGCTGCAGGGCCATAGACACCTTTGTAATTCCAATAACACAAATTCCCACCCGCCGGATTCCTCAACCATACATGTGGCCACACTGCGATTAAATATCGTCTAACTCTACCCGGATGTCACGGTGGATTCAGTGGTGATCTATTATGTTACCTTGCTTGGTAGTTTCTTAGGCCTGGGAACAAGTTGAGCCTGGTGCTCCACCTTCAGTTCCGGTCTTCGTTTCCTCACATACCTGCTGCGGCTGAGCAGCCGAACCTGTGCGTTGTAGAAAAGGTTTTCAGATAATAAAGATTCTCCTGTTACAACAATGCTAAGCTTTACGATTTTCCTTCCAGAAGGGCTTCTCTGAATTgagcacacacattcacacactaacacacacacacactgacctgtGAGGCTTTCACCAGGAGCAAGGCCACATCAGGGCTGTTGTTTTCCCTGGCTAGGTCCAGTGCGGTCTGACTGGTCTgtgaacagaacacacacacaagtcacaCTCTCTGACTGATACacactgcaataaaataaaaaagacatttgcaaCACCTGCAATTTTTGGACTAAGAAATAAGTattatgacacacacacattgtctgaaaccacttgtcccaagcaggagcctaaccggcaacacagggcataaggccagagggggagggaacacacccaggatgggacaccagtccgtcacaagacaccccaagcaggactcgaaccccagacccaccagagagcaggccctggccaaacctgctgcgccaccgcgccccccttaaaataagtattatattttatttaaaaaattctttctttaaataagttaaataaTACAAGGTCTGGATCTAAAGAGATTATTGGGGATGTACTCACTAACACAGACATATACAGAAAGTGCTGCAGTGTTTATGTGAATTTGGATGGTAGAGGGCCACCACTCACATCATTCTGGATGCAGGCATCACCTCCAGCGTGCAGGAGGAGTCGCGCCGACTTCTTGTGATTCAGAGCGGCAGCGATATGGAGAGCAGTATCTCCTGCCTGTTCAAACACACCTATTATACACACTTCATTAACAGGTTACTGGTCCGTGTGTACCGTGATCTGACATTTCCGTTCTGTGTTAACAGAGCATTATTATGTAAGTCACTGACCTCTATTTCATACTAAAGCAATGAAAAACGTGAGTCCATCTGGGCAGCCTGGGCCATACATGTATGTAAGGAACTAGACAGAAgagtcaaagcaaagcaactCGTGTCCTACATCCAACATTCTGCCACATGTGTGCTTCCTTACAGGCTGTGAACACAGAACATGAAGCGACTAGTCCATCCACTAACCTTATTCTTCTCAGTTACAGAGCAGAAGGCACCTAGGAGTACCTTAACCACCCTCACGTGGTTGTAGCGGACTGCCACATGCAAACATGTGTCTCCAATCTGAAATAACAAGCAGCGTTGATCGTAAGCACTGGACACCGAACCTACTATTGAATTACTGGCTGAGATTAGTTAACTGGGTCTTGACCCTTTATGGCCCATTAGTTGTCCTGTACAAGAATAAGAAGTCATTACAGCACAGAGTGACAAGGAGACTTACACTGTTTTTCTGCTCTGGGTTCGAGCCCCCCATCAGCAGCACTCGAACCGTCTGCACGTGGCCGTTCTGGCAGGCCAGGTGAAGGGCTATGTTCCCAGCCTGAGGAAGGGCATGGTAGAGTAGGGTAGCTGGGGATACAGTGGTGCCCTAATAGGGACTCATCTAACAGAGCCCGATGTTTATATCCACATTAATTCTTTCAGccgggttatttttactgtatcagttcagggtaagtaccttgatcaagggtactacagcaggcggTGTGATGTGAACCAGAGCCAAAAGTGCAAAGCGAGTACAACGTGACACTTTGAACCAATGGATCCTCTGTTGCCCCCTTTCTAACAAACAGGACCAACTAGGCCACCTAGGCTAAAGGTATAAATTACactaatttttgcatttatagTTTGATTGATTTTTAGTGACTCTTGTCATGTTAACCCTTGGGTCGTTTTCCagacaattttcagtttttggtgtTCCTGCCCAAATTGGGCAGTGCATTTTGATTgtttataatgcattttaaaaacggATGATCACCTGCCTCGTGTTACACCTTTGAAACAACTTGAGCCCCAGCCATTATCCCAAGTTCTACAATTCTTTTGGAATTTGTGGTCTACAAGCCCATATTCCTGAAATGGTACCACTTGAGTGTGTTTGAACTAAATTTGCCATCTACTCTTTGCCCTTTATTAGTCTCATCCATTAATTTCGTATAACAGCCAAATCTGACCACGCAGTCCACAGGTatgcaaaatgtgaataaaacatgttaaattcaattaaactgGTGATGATTAATACTATGTGCTCAGATGTCCATGATAAAGGATGTCTATAAGCCTCATGGCAATCAGATGAACAAAACCATATTTATAATAGACAACATTTATTAATGGGCCCAATTTGACTGGAACACAATGTGAGGGTTAAATAGATGTACTGTAAGTACAAGTGTCCTTTACCTTGTTCCTGGCATGGATGTTAGCTCGAGCCCTGACCAGCACTCtgacacactggctgaacccatgCCACGAAGCCTCATGCAAAGCCGTGTTGCCGTCCTACAAAAGACGGTGAACTCATCACCACAGCTGATGACTATTACTTAGGACTCTTCAGAGGATGACTTTTTCTTACTGTGTTCCCTGATTGATGGATTCATTGGGTTCTATCACTCTGTCCCCCAGAGCCACTGCAAGGTCCTCTTGTCCACCTACCAGGTTCTCTGCAAATGGGGTTGATTCGCAGTGTGTTTACCTGATCCTGCCTGTCCAGGTTGCAGCCTTCATGGACGAGAGCTCTGATGATAGCAGTGTTGCCCACCACAGCTGCGCGATGCAAGGCTGTCTGACCCCCCTGCGACAGTGCAGAAGTGGAGAACTTTATTCTACAGCTTCATGTGtaagattattatttattcattcagctggcacttttcttcaaaggggtaaaatgttacatgtaagctatttataattatttacacatttgtacagaagggtatttcttttactttaactattcagggtaagtaccttggatAGGAGCAGCATGTGAACTTGGGTGCTTTGACCAGAACACTACACCTCTAACCATGACTGACACCTTTTGCTGAACCAACTTGTAATCTAAGCTGCTAATAATTATTAATCCATGTATACAGTAGGATAATGTTCAATGGAGCAATTCTGTTTAAATTCTTTGATCAATTAAGTTCTACGTTAAGATTAAGATCAAGTTCTTGatactatgtctctctttctcctaatgcaatgcacaaaatgtattttctatgacatgtacgttgctaaatgaatgctaaaagtgtctgctaaataaatgaatgtaaatggaatgtaaatgtaaataatcaaGGCTacgaggaggtgggatttgaccacAGACCCCTGCAACCCGCACAAgccaaagcaacagctctaaccgctatagGAGAGAACTGAAAAAATTCAAGAACCATAATTAAGTCGTTTAACCTATCAGAAAACGGAGTTACTGCCCTTCAACCAATCAGAGTTCTAATTCTTTCAGCGGTTCTTACGCACATACTGTGTAGTGGTGGTCCGTCAATAAAGCTGTTCCAAACTGGGCCGCTGGAGGTCACTGTTGTGCCACAAATTGAGGCAATGAAAACTTTTGTAGGaatatacagtaattacatATAACGTCCAAAGTGTTCTAAATTTTATAAAGTATAATTTTGTGTTGATTATCAGGTTGCACAGCAAAGTACACTATAACCCAGGGTGCATCCTACTTCATGTCCTGCGCAACCTTATATGTTGGACAAGATGTTCCTAAAAATAAACCAATGAATTCTCCAGTGGTAGAATTAACAGTTAATTAGTGCATGTGTCACAgtgatgacaaaaaaatcattagaaAGTCAGCTTTTGAGGGTTTCAATAGAAATAAGTACCAGGGAAACGGAACAACGTTGACTTACATCGTCCTCGATGTCCAGATCACACCCGGCCTGCAGGAGAATTCGTGCGACCTCCGTGTGACCTTTGTGGGCGGCCAAGTGCAGTGGGGTGCGGCCGTACTGAGGACATACAGGACAGCATGAGGACAATGCAACCTGCTTGACAGCAGTAGAGCATGTGTCACTCCCCTTCCTGTCATATCTCACCTTTTGGTCAAAATAACAACATAATATATTACTATCAAGGTCATAAACAGGTATACAGCCActctttgccttcagaacagcttctgTACTTCTGGGAATGTTCTTGTACAAGTCTTGAAATGTGTGTTGTCCCAGCGGTGAAGGGATATTGCATCATTCGTCAAGCAGAAAAGCCTCTAGTTCTTGGTGGAATGAAGGAGGGGTAAATCTGTTTCACACTCTGCACTCTGGAGTTTTCTAAAGGTTCAGGGCTGTTAGATTTGGTGACTGGGGGGCAGGGCACGGAAGGTGCTTCacttcatcctggtgttcatgaaaccactcttgaatttgtttataAGTGCGTATAGAGACATTATTATCCtggaatatgggaacatcatTAGGGAGAGTGTTTGCACTATACGGTGCTCCTGGTCCTGTAAGATGACCTCATATTCCTTGACCATTATACCACCACGCAGAGCAATCATCAGACCGAATGACTCCCCGAGATTGTTGTCCATGCCATTACTGATCCTCCACCATGTTAAACAGGTGGCAACAGACTGTGGGTTGAAGGCATCCTATAGCTTTCTCCACATGCAAACCTTACTGGAGGTATGAATTAGGGTGAAagataactcacacacacacacacacacacacacacacacacacacaca encodes the following:
- the LOC108921258 gene encoding ankyrin repeat domain-containing protein 6-like isoform X1, whose amino-acid sequence is MSQQDAATRALSEQLIVASYKGQAENVVQLINRGAQVAVTKYGRTPLHLAAHKGHTEVARILLQAGCDLDIEDDGGQTALHRAAVVGNTAIIRALVHEGCNLDRQDQDGNTALHEASWHGFSQCVRVLVRARANIHARNKAGNIALHLACQNGHVQTVRVLLMGGSNPEQKNSIGDTCLHVAVRYNHVRVVKVLLGAFCSVTEKNKAGDTALHIAAALNHKKSARLLLHAGGDACIQNDTSQTALDLARENNSPDVALLLVKASQVRLLSRSRYVRKRRPELKVEHQAQLVPRPKKLPSKQESRSGEHSICCCGQVLCKGGGCKSEPAKNTAKSGTTNRKKSSKEKGSICRRENRPPETVHRRIKLRVSSPLATQPPHRFTSYHLYTLYRGKDGRIMQVSTQVMPQLRYHQQTKIGTSKPSVLKVPVKGCRCEPLIKKLENQLEATKEKMKLEIHSMQEQMNSRLQETDRQNKLQSKLLEKMAQERVALERAECHRRIDERATLLCIEQEKRQASVIHELKNWCLTRIEETEERLSKDPPKTELYLADLGVLPRPGTIGHARRGVDEGSSRNIAGNSPGNGSIPLVESRPQPVSPQVVRPKERLHPSIQPIRLHQDQENVGVTYGRYSKGCFDQAEYPSSVTGRYSREHPLHDGRRWDTGQQTGGIPGAPGEWPPSTPPGRQRNCARAEEVTRHFFQVVSTQMEHWCERKVEEARRQAKKEALRERAALLERIDCLEEELRQLRKTTTVSGAVMQQDMMSGEQNTGQSQPTYKSAVVKFSNAKHV
- the LOC108921258 gene encoding ankyrin repeat domain-containing protein 6-like isoform X2; translated protein: MSQQDAATRALSEQLIVASYKGQAENVVQLINRGAQVAVTKYGRTPLHLAAHKGHTEVARILLQAGCDLDIEDDGGQTALHRAAVVGNTAIIRALVHEGCNLDRQDQDGNTALHEASWHGFSQCVRVLVRARANIHARNKAGNIALHLACQNGHVQTVRVLLMGGSNPEQKNSIGDTCLHVAVRYNHVRVVKVLLGAFCSVTEKNKAGDTALHIAAALNHKKSARLLLHAGGDACIQNDTSQTALDLARENNSPDVALLLVKASQVRLLSRSRYVRKRRPELKVEHQAQLVPRPKKLPSKQESRSGEHSICCCGQVLCKGGGCKSEPAKNTAKSGTTNRKKSSKEKGSICRRENRPPETVHRRIKLRVSSPLATQPPHRFTSYHLYTLYRGKDGRIMQVPVKGCRCEPLIKKLENQLEATKEKMKLEIHSMQEQMNSRLQETDRQNKLQSKLLEKMAQERVALERAECHRRIDERATLLCIEQEKRQASVIHELKNWCLTRIEETEERLSKDPPKTELYLADLGVLPRPGTIGHARRGVDEGSSRNIAGNSPGNGSIPLVESRPQPVSPQVVRPKERLHPSIQPIRLHQDQENVGVTYGRYSKGCFDQAEYPSSVTGRYSREHPLHDGRRWDTGQQTGGIPGAPGEWPPSTPPGRQRNCARAEEVTRHFFQVVSTQMEHWCERKVEEARRQAKKEALRERAALLERIDCLEEELRQLRKTTTVSGAVMQQDMMSGEQNTGQSQPTYKSAVVKFSNAKHV
- the LOC108921258 gene encoding ankyrin repeat domain-containing protein 6-like isoform X3 — protein: MSQQDAATRALSEQLIVASYKGQAENVVQLINRGAQVAVTKYGRTPLHLAAHKGHTEVARILLQAGCDLDIEDDGGQTALHRAAVVGNTAIIRALVHEGCNLDRQDQDGNTALHEASWHGFSQCVRVLVRARANIHARNKAGNIALHLACQNGHVQTVRVLLMGGSNPEQKNSIGDTCLHVAVRYNHVRVVKVLLGAFCSVTEKNKAGDTALHIAAALNHKKSARLLLHAGGDACIQNDTSQTALDLARENNSPDVALLLVKASQVRLLSRSRYVRKRRPELKVEHQAQLVPRPKKLPSKQESRSGEHSICCCGQVLCKGGGCKSEPAKNTAKSGTTNRKKSSKEKGSICRRENRPPETVHRRIKLRVSSPLATQPPHRFTSYHLYTLYRGKDGRIMQVSTQVMPQLRYHQQTKIGTSKPSVLKVPVKGCRCEPLIKKLENQLEATKEKMKLEIHSMQEQMNSRLQETDRQNKLQSKLLEKMAQERVALERAECHRRIDERATLLCIEQEKRQASVIHELKNWCLTRIEETEERLSKDPPKTELYLADLGVLPRPGTIGHARRGVDEGSSRNIAGNSPGNGSIPLVESRPQPVSPQVVRPKERLHPSIQPIRLHQDQENVGVTYGRYSKGCFDQAEYPSSVTGRYSREHPLHDGRRWDTGQQTGGIPGRLDADGALVREESGGGPQAGEEGGSAGTGCPSGAH